A stretch of the Candidatus Rokuibacteriota bacterium genome encodes the following:
- a CDS encoding peroxiredoxin family protein, with protein MALAVSSVLGGSRPAAAVEVGEPAPDFKLPSTNGVDIALSDFRGKKWVFLEFYGGDFHPTUAANLLARKANYQSFEVLNVQLLGVSANSTFSQQAFAESLKLPYPLLSDYADRKVIGAYGILKERTMTAIRTFFLIDPQGVIRKKWVIENPSTTTVYSDTVLKGIREVIGRQ; from the coding sequence ATGGCACTGGCGGTGTCCTCGGTTCTCGGCGGCTCACGGCCGGCGGCGGCGGTGGAGGTGGGCGAGCCGGCGCCCGACTTCAAGCTGCCGAGCACCAACGGGGTCGACATCGCTCTCAGCGACTTCAGGGGCAAGAAGTGGGTGTTCCTGGAGTTCTACGGCGGGGATTTTCATCCGACCTGAGCGGCGAACCTGTTGGCCAGGAAGGCCAACTACCAGAGCTTCGAAGTTTTGAATGTCCAGCTCCTCGGCGTCAGCGCCAATTCGACGTTCTCGCAGCAGGCCTTCGCCGAATCTCTGAAGCTGCCGTATCCGCTGCTGAGCGACTACGCCGACCGAAAGGTCATCGGGGCCTACGGCATCCTCAAGGAGAGGACGATGACCGCGATCAGGACGTTCTTTCTCATCGACCCCCAGGGTGTGATCCGCAAGAAGTGGGTCATCGAGAACCCGAGCACGACGACCGTGTACAGCGACACCGTCCTGAAGGGTATCCGGGAGGTCATTGGCAGGCAGTGA
- a CDS encoding LysR family transcriptional regulator, with protein MDMEARLRAFAAFARRRSFSAAARELRISQPAVSKHIADVEREAGVKLVERRPRGGELTPAGEFLANYVLRAQALLAQAVRGVGEFRQRATGSLTIVASGVPATYLLPEVVVTFQRAHPDVRVTIVPGASAQTMDALRSHRAEFGVVGGFAAAPEIEAEPLVEEEIVVVGPPQLAGRRMSRRDAEATTWISPYEGSATRAAVEAAWADSGITPSRRLELPNWEAVKLAVARGHGVAGCSWFTVEGELRAGSLAIVRLRGWKVRRTISIVRHREAALTPSAHDFVAMLHARWGRQSPRRRQRPPTRS; from the coding sequence ATGGACATGGAAGCGCGGCTAAGGGCGTTCGCGGCCTTCGCGCGGCGCCGTTCGTTCTCGGCGGCCGCGCGGGAGCTCCGCATCAGTCAACCCGCCGTCTCCAAGCACATCGCCGATGTGGAGCGGGAGGCCGGGGTGAAGCTGGTCGAGCGCCGACCGCGGGGCGGCGAGCTGACTCCAGCCGGGGAGTTCCTCGCCAATTACGTGCTGCGCGCCCAGGCGCTTCTGGCGCAGGCCGTCCGGGGCGTCGGCGAGTTCCGTCAGCGGGCCACCGGTTCGCTGACGATCGTCGCGTCAGGCGTCCCCGCCACGTACCTCTTACCGGAGGTCGTCGTAACGTTCCAGCGCGCGCATCCCGACGTGCGCGTGACCATCGTGCCCGGGGCGTCGGCGCAAACGATGGATGCGCTGCGCTCGCATCGCGCCGAATTCGGCGTGGTCGGCGGGTTCGCGGCGGCGCCGGAGATCGAAGCGGAGCCGCTCGTCGAGGAGGAGATCGTGGTGGTGGGTCCTCCCCAGCTTGCCGGCCGGAGGATGTCGCGGCGGGACGCGGAAGCGACGACATGGATCTCGCCATACGAGGGCTCGGCGACCCGAGCCGCCGTCGAGGCGGCCTGGGCCGACTCCGGCATCACCCCGAGCCGCCGCCTCGAACTGCCGAACTGGGAAGCGGTGAAGCTGGCGGTGGCTCGCGGCCATGGCGTGGCCGGCTGTAGTTGGTTCACCGTCGAGGGTGAGCTCCGGGCCGGCTCCCTCGCCATCGTTCGGCTTCGCGGGTGGAAGGTGCGGCGGACGATCTCGATCGTCCGGCATCGAGAAGCCGCGCTCACGCCCTCAGCGCACGACTTCGTGGCGATGCTACACGCGCGATGGGGCCGCCAGTCGCCCCGGCGGCGTCAACGCCCTCCTACGCGTTCTTGA
- a CDS encoding DUF1326 domain-containing protein has protein sequence MASPQWKISGDYFEACNCDSVCPCPTSGLAARPTQGHCDAGLVFHVERGSHGTIQLDGLSFAVLLHTPGPMIAGNWTVGVIVDERATAEQREALGAIGSGQGGGPMAALGPLVGSFVGIEAKPIRIEGSGMRRSVSIPGALDLAIEGIPGASQTEPIYLDNVGHPAATRLALAKASRSHMHAFGINWDDSSGKNNGHFAPFSWSSS, from the coding sequence ATGGCAAGCCCCCAGTGGAAGATCAGCGGAGACTACTTCGAAGCGTGCAACTGTGACTCCGTGTGCCCGTGCCCAACCTCGGGCCTGGCAGCGCGGCCGACCCAGGGTCACTGCGATGCCGGCCTCGTCTTCCACGTCGAGCGCGGCTCGCATGGAACGATCCAGCTCGACGGCCTCAGCTTCGCCGTCCTCTTGCACACCCCCGGGCCGATGATCGCCGGAAACTGGACCGTCGGAGTGATCGTGGATGAGCGGGCCACCGCCGAGCAGCGCGAAGCGCTCGGGGCGATCGGAAGCGGACAGGGCGGCGGTCCGATGGCGGCCCTCGGGCCACTGGTCGGTTCCTTCGTCGGGATCGAAGCCAAGCCGATCCGGATTGAGGGCAGCGGGATGCGTCGATCCGTGTCGATCCCGGGGGCGCTCGACCTCGCCATCGAGGGAATTCCGGGCGCGAGCCAGACCGAGCCGATCTACTTAGATAATGTCGGTCACCCTGCCGCGACTCGCCTCGCCCTCGCGAAGGCTTCCAGGAGCCACATGCACGCGTTCGGGATCAACTGGGACGACTCGTCCGGCAAGAACAACGGCCACTTCGCTCCATTCTCCTGGAGCTCGAGCTAG
- a CDS encoding DUF2182 domain-containing protein: MPVQDRVTILTSAVLLLIAAVAWVLVVLSSIHGEDMAMTMPVTVSDVLVFVASWAVMMTAMMLPSALPMIALYGAIQRRAIGASTRGVPVAVFTLVYLGLWAATGVPVYFAHMLMAALAGLTLSYGIAVILLAAGAYQLSPLKQVCLRVCRSPLGFLLGHWRAGRRSSLALGWSHAVYCLGCCWALMLVLVAAGAMGLPWVLLITAIVAVEKLMPGGEWIARIAGAALVLLGVTVALRPDLVAALRGAHAM; encoded by the coding sequence GTGCCGGTCCAGGATCGGGTCACGATCCTCACATCTGCCGTCCTTCTCCTCATCGCCGCAGTGGCCTGGGTCCTTGTCGTCCTGTCAAGCATTCACGGTGAGGACATGGCGATGACCATGCCGGTGACGGTCTCTGACGTTCTTGTCTTCGTCGCAAGCTGGGCCGTCATGATGACAGCGATGATGCTGCCAAGCGCGCTCCCGATGATCGCCCTGTACGGCGCGATTCAGCGGAGAGCCATCGGGGCAAGCACGAGGGGGGTGCCGGTAGCGGTGTTCACGCTCGTCTACCTAGGCCTGTGGGCTGCGACCGGTGTCCCAGTGTACTTCGCACACATGCTCATGGCTGCGCTCGCCGGGCTCACGCTATCCTACGGCATCGCCGTGATCCTACTGGCGGCGGGTGCGTATCAACTGTCGCCCCTCAAGCAAGTGTGTCTGCGGGTATGTCGCAGCCCGCTCGGCTTTCTCCTCGGCCACTGGCGCGCAGGCCGTCGAAGTAGCCTCGCGCTGGGCTGGTCACACGCCGTATACTGCCTCGGATGCTGCTGGGCGCTCATGCTGGTGCTCGTCGCCGCCGGCGCGATGGGTCTCCCGTGGGTGCTCCTCATTACGGCCATCGTGGCGGTCGAGAAGTTGATGCCGGGCGGAGAATGGATCGCCCGAATCGCCGGGGCAGCCCTCGTGCTCCTCGGCGTGACCGTGGCCCTTCGTCCCGATCTCGTGGCGGCGCTGCGTGGCGCTCACGCGATGTGA